Proteins from a single region of Shinella zoogloeoides:
- a CDS encoding YqaA family protein, with protein sequence MSALAAYGGLFLAAFAAATILPAQSEAVLAGLLAAGSHAPALLILIAGTGNVLGSVVNWLLGRGIERFRGARWFPVSQRQLDRAGSWYRKYGWWSLLLSWVPVIGDPLTVAAGVMREPFARFLLVVSIAKFGRYIVLAALVLSWT encoded by the coding sequence ATGAGCGCGCTTGCCGCCTATGGCGGCCTCTTCCTCGCCGCCTTCGCCGCCGCGACCATCCTGCCCGCCCAGTCGGAAGCCGTGCTCGCCGGCCTGCTGGCGGCGGGCAGCCACGCACCGGCCCTGCTGATCCTTATCGCCGGCACCGGCAATGTGCTCGGTTCGGTCGTCAACTGGCTGCTCGGGCGCGGCATCGAGCGCTTTCGCGGCGCGCGCTGGTTTCCCGTCAGCCAAAGACAGCTCGACCGGGCCGGGAGCTGGTATCGGAAATACGGCTGGTGGAGCCTGCTTTTGAGCTGGGTGCCGGTGATCGGCGATCCGCTGACGGTTGCGGCAGGCGTCATGCGCGAGCCGTTCGCCCGCTTCCTGCTCGTCGTTTCCATCGCCAAGTTCGGCCGTTACATCGTCCTTGCCGCCCTTGTCCTCTCCTGGACTTGA
- the tsaA gene encoding tRNA (N6-threonylcarbamoyladenosine(37)-N6)-methyltransferase TrmO: MVRLNEIRDNEVAIAPPQAEDAALVFIGRISTPWTSRLETPRQGRPDGPVCTIEIFEPWVAALKGVERFERLEVLYWLHQSRRDLVLQSPASNGEVHGTFSIRSPVRPNPIGTSIVALEKIEGNRLFVRGLDCLDGTPLIDLKPDRTLFKPIAPPQPGDFETGQVHMCKKIDG; encoded by the coding sequence ATGGTCCGGCTGAATGAAATCCGTGACAACGAGGTGGCGATTGCGCCGCCGCAGGCGGAGGATGCCGCGCTCGTCTTCATCGGGCGGATTTCGACGCCCTGGACCTCGCGTCTGGAAACGCCCCGGCAGGGCCGCCCGGACGGGCCGGTCTGCACCATCGAGATATTCGAGCCATGGGTGGCGGCGCTGAAGGGCGTCGAACGTTTCGAGCGATTGGAAGTGCTCTACTGGCTGCACCAGTCGCGCCGCGACCTCGTGCTGCAAAGTCCGGCCTCGAACGGCGAGGTGCATGGCACCTTCTCCATCCGCTCGCCCGTCAGGCCCAACCCGATCGGCACGTCCATCGTCGCTCTGGAAAAGATCGAGGGCAATCGCCTCTTCGTGCGCGGCCTCGATTGCCTCGACGGCACGCCGCTGATCGACCTGAAGCCGGATCGGACGCTCTTCAAGCCGATTGCGCCGCCCCAGCCGGGCGATTTCGAGACCGGCCAGGTGCATATGTGCAAGAAGATCGACGGTTAA
- a CDS encoding TOBE domain-containing protein, with amino-acid sequence MKISARNRLKGKIVEVILGATTAHVRIDVGGGSIITAAITNEAVNELGLAAGQEAYAVVKASDVMVAIDD; translated from the coding sequence ATGAAAATCAGCGCCCGCAACCGCCTCAAGGGCAAGATCGTCGAAGTCATCCTCGGCGCGACGACCGCCCATGTCCGCATCGATGTCGGTGGCGGCTCGATCATCACCGCCGCGATCACCAACGAAGCGGTGAACGAGCTAGGCCTTGCCGCCGGGCAGGAAGCCTATGCCGTCGTCAAGGCGTCCGACGTGATGGTCGCCATCGACGATTAA
- the thiO gene encoding glycine oxidase ThiO: MRILVKGAGVAGLATAWQLYRHGFDVTITDRAERVASGASGLAGGMLAPWCERESAEEPVLTLGRTAADWWEAALPGHVHRKGTLIVAAGRDAGELDRFAGRTSGWEWLDAESIAALEPDLSGRFQKALFFRQEAHLDPRLALSALAAGLEEARMRFLLGVRDKGGYDRVIDCTGAARIGHLPMLRGVRGEMLTLETGEIRLSRPVRLLHPRHPLYIVPREGNRFMVGATMIESDDDGPVTARSLMELLNATYALHPAFGEARLVETGAGLRPAYPDNLPRVTEDGDTIHVNGLYRHGFLLAPAMAGEVARILLRQRQPERKAS; this comes from the coding sequence ATGCGCATCCTCGTCAAGGGCGCCGGCGTCGCCGGCCTTGCCACCGCCTGGCAACTCTACCGCCATGGCTTCGATGTCACGATCACGGACCGCGCAGAAAGGGTGGCGAGCGGCGCGTCCGGCCTTGCCGGCGGCATGCTCGCCCCGTGGTGCGAGCGGGAAAGCGCCGAGGAGCCGGTGCTGACGCTCGGCCGCACGGCTGCCGACTGGTGGGAAGCAGCCCTGCCCGGCCATGTGCATCGCAAGGGCACGCTGATCGTCGCCGCCGGCCGCGACGCCGGCGAACTCGACCGCTTCGCCGGCCGGACAAGCGGCTGGGAATGGCTGGACGCGGAAAGCATCGCCGCGCTGGAACCGGACCTTTCGGGACGGTTCCAGAAGGCGCTGTTCTTCCGGCAGGAAGCCCATCTCGATCCGCGCCTCGCCCTTTCCGCCCTCGCCGCCGGGCTGGAGGAGGCGCGCATGCGCTTCCTTCTCGGCGTCAGGGACAAGGGCGGCTATGACAGGGTGATCGACTGCACCGGCGCGGCGCGTATCGGCCATCTGCCGATGCTTCGGGGCGTTCGCGGCGAAATGCTCACCCTCGAAACCGGCGAAATCCGCCTGTCCCGCCCCGTCCGCCTGCTGCATCCCCGCCACCCGCTCTACATCGTGCCGCGGGAGGGCAATCGCTTCATGGTCGGCGCGACCATGATCGAAAGCGACGACGACGGCCCCGTTACTGCCCGCTCGCTGATGGAACTGCTGAACGCCACCTATGCCCTGCACCCGGCCTTCGGCGAGGCTCGGCTTGTCGAGACCGGCGCGGGCCTGCGCCCCGCCTATCCCGACAACCTGCCGCGCGTGACGGAGGACGGCGACACCATCCATGTCAACGGCCTCTACCGCCACGGCTTCCTGCTCGCCCCCGCCATGGCGGGAGAGGTCGCCCGCATCCTCCTGCGCCAGCGGCAGCCGGAAAGGAAAGCCTCATGA
- the thiS gene encoding sulfur carrier protein ThiS: MTFIINGEEQEVAAATLADLLAALDYDGDWLATAVNGELVHREDRDAFALGARDRIEILSPMQGG, from the coding sequence ATGACCTTCATCATCAATGGCGAGGAACAGGAGGTCGCCGCCGCAACGCTCGCCGACCTGCTGGCCGCGCTCGACTATGACGGCGACTGGCTGGCGACGGCCGTCAACGGCGAACTGGTGCATCGCGAGGACCGCGACGCCTTCGCGCTCGGCGCGCGCGACCGCATCGAAATCCTTTCGCCCATGCAGGGAGGCTGA
- a CDS encoding thiamine phosphate synthase → MKLDPFYLIVDSAGWIERLVPLGVKLVQLRMKDLPEDRLRAEIRRAKAVCAEHGCQLIVNDYWRFAIEEGCDFVHLGQEDLAVADVPAIRAAGMKLGLSTHDETELETALAVTPDYVALGPVWPTILKRMKWAPQGVERLGIWKARIAPLPLVAIGGLNPERLPAVFENGADSAAVVTDITLNADPEARTREWISHTARWR, encoded by the coding sequence ATGAAGCTCGATCCCTTCTATCTCATCGTCGACAGCGCCGGCTGGATCGAACGGCTCGTACCTCTCGGCGTGAAACTCGTGCAGCTTCGCATGAAGGACCTGCCGGAAGACCGGCTGCGCGCGGAAATCCGCCGGGCGAAAGCCGTCTGCGCCGAGCACGGCTGCCAGCTCATCGTCAACGATTACTGGCGGTTCGCCATCGAGGAGGGCTGCGACTTCGTGCATCTCGGGCAGGAGGACCTCGCCGTTGCCGATGTGCCGGCGATCCGCGCCGCCGGCATGAAGCTCGGCCTCTCCACCCATGACGAGACGGAGCTGGAAACGGCGCTCGCCGTAACGCCGGATTACGTGGCGCTCGGCCCCGTCTGGCCGACGATCCTGAAGAGGATGAAATGGGCCCCGCAGGGTGTCGAGCGACTGGGTATCTGGAAAGCGCGCATCGCCCCGCTTCCCCTCGTCGCCATCGGCGGCCTCAACCCGGAGCGCCTGCCGGCCGTCTTCGAGAACGGCGCGGATAGCGCCGCCGTCGTGACCGACATCACGTTGAACGCCGACCCCGAGGCGCGCACCCGCGAATGGATCTCCCATACGGCGCGCTGGCGATAG
- a CDS encoding sigma-70 family RNA polymerase sigma factor: protein MNAKTPGFNVIGQLAALRRYALSLVRNPDEAEDLVHDALVKAYERQSTFRTGANVRNWLMSILHNAHIDRLRQRRSQERRHDAAAEIAETAIAANQDHSVRLTQLRNAFFDLPEEQRAALHLVAIEELSYQEAAEALGIPVGTLMSRVARARQRLRTFEQGGNAAPVTHLKIVGGTGDDKQ from the coding sequence ATGAACGCAAAGACACCCGGCTTCAACGTGATCGGACAGCTTGCGGCGCTGAGGCGCTACGCCCTGTCGCTCGTCCGCAATCCGGACGAGGCCGAGGATCTGGTGCATGACGCGCTGGTGAAAGCCTATGAGCGGCAATCGACCTTCCGCACCGGCGCGAATGTGCGCAACTGGCTGATGTCGATCCTGCACAACGCCCATATCGACCGCCTGCGCCAGCGCCGCTCCCAGGAGCGCCGCCACGACGCGGCGGCCGAGATCGCCGAGACGGCGATTGCCGCCAACCAGGACCATTCGGTGCGCCTGACGCAGCTTCGCAACGCCTTCTTCGACCTGCCGGAAGAGCAGCGCGCAGCGCTGCATCTCGTCGCCATCGAGGAGCTTTCCTATCAGGAAGCGGCCGAAGCACTCGGCATTCCGGTCGGCACGCTGATGTCGCGCGTCGCCCGCGCCCGCCAGCGGCTGCGAACCTTCGAACAGGGCGGCAATGCCGCGCCCGTCACCCATCTCAAGATTGTCGGAGGCACCGGCGATGACAAGCAATGA
- a CDS encoding Bax inhibitor-1/YccA family protein, translating to MEPVQQRFGYGAQAQSAALFDEGLRQHMLRVYNYMGAGLVITGLIAFIVGSTPALYVPIFSSPLKWVVMLAPLAFVFFFSFKIQTMSASTAQMTFWVFCAVMGLSLASVFLVFTGMSIARTFFIAATMFGATSLYGYVTKRDLSKFGSFLMMGLIGVVIASIVNIFLGSSALQFAISVIGIVVFVGLTAWDTQNIKEQYAENIGHESQQKMAVFGALSLYLNFVNIFQLLLNFTGERE from the coding sequence ATGGAACCCGTACAACAGCGTTTCGGCTACGGCGCGCAGGCGCAGTCGGCCGCCCTCTTCGACGAGGGCCTGCGCCAGCACATGCTGCGCGTCTACAACTACATGGGCGCCGGCCTCGTCATCACCGGCCTCATCGCCTTCATCGTCGGCTCGACGCCGGCCCTCTACGTGCCGATCTTCTCCTCGCCGCTGAAGTGGGTGGTGATGCTTGCGCCGCTCGCCTTCGTCTTCTTCTTCTCGTTCAAGATCCAGACGATGTCGGCCAGCACCGCGCAGATGACCTTCTGGGTCTTCTGCGCCGTCATGGGCCTGTCGCTCGCCTCGGTGTTCCTCGTCTTCACCGGCATGAGCATCGCCCGCACCTTCTTCATCGCCGCCACCATGTTCGGCGCGACGAGCCTCTACGGCTATGTGACGAAGCGTGACCTCTCCAAGTTCGGCTCGTTCCTGATGATGGGCCTCATCGGCGTCGTCATCGCCTCCATCGTCAACATCTTCCTCGGCTCCAGCGCCCTGCAGTTCGCCATCTCGGTGATCGGCATCGTCGTCTTCGTCGGTCTCACCGCCTGGGACACGCAGAACATCAAGGAGCAGTATGCGGAAAATATCGGCCACGAGTCGCAGCAGAAGATGGCCGTGTTCGGCGCGCTGTCGCTCTATCTCAACTTCGTCAACATCTTCCAGCTTCTGCTGAATTTCACGGGCGAACGCGAGTAG
- a CDS encoding L-fuconate dehydratase — translation MTRITSLRSIDLRFPTSQKLDGSDAMNPDPDYSAAYVVLGTDTAGLEGHGLTFTIGRGNEICCAAIDAMKHLVVGLDLDWIRENPGRFWRHVTSDSQLRWIGPDKGAMHLATGAVVNAVWDLLAKQAGKPVWRLVAEMSAEDILSIVDFRYLTDALTPEEALAILKKAEAGKAERIATLEAEGYACYTTSAGWLGYDDEKLRRLCREAVAEGFTHIKMKVGRDLEDDKRRLRITREEIGDERFLMIDANQVWEVGQAIDWVKELQPYRPFFIEEPTSPDDIAGHKAIREAIHPVKVATGEMCQNRIVFKQMIAGGAIDIVQIDSCRMGGLNEVLAVLLMAAKYGLPVWPHAGGVGLCEYVQHLSMIDYVAVSGTKDGRVIEYVDHLHEHFLDPCRIENAAYMPPVRPGFSIEMKPESIAAYTFRP, via the coding sequence ATGACCAGGATCACCAGCCTCCGCTCGATAGACCTGCGCTTCCCCACCTCGCAGAAGCTGGACGGCTCGGACGCGATGAACCCCGACCCGGACTATTCGGCCGCCTATGTCGTGCTCGGCACGGATACGGCGGGGCTGGAGGGCCATGGCCTCACCTTCACCATCGGCCGCGGCAACGAGATCTGCTGCGCGGCCATCGACGCGATGAAGCACCTCGTCGTCGGCCTCGACCTCGACTGGATCCGCGAGAATCCCGGCCGCTTCTGGCGGCATGTGACGAGCGACAGCCAGCTCCGCTGGATCGGCCCGGACAAGGGCGCGATGCACCTCGCCACCGGCGCGGTGGTCAATGCCGTCTGGGATCTGCTGGCCAAGCAGGCCGGAAAGCCCGTCTGGCGTCTCGTCGCGGAGATGAGCGCGGAGGACATCCTTTCCATCGTCGACTTCCGCTACCTGACGGATGCGCTGACGCCCGAGGAGGCGCTGGCCATCCTGAAGAAAGCGGAGGCCGGCAAGGCGGAGCGCATCGCAACGCTCGAGGCGGAAGGTTATGCCTGCTACACGACCTCGGCCGGCTGGCTCGGCTATGACGACGAGAAGCTGCGGCGGCTCTGCCGGGAGGCGGTCGCGGAAGGTTTCACCCATATCAAGATGAAGGTCGGCCGCGACCTGGAGGACGACAAGCGCCGCCTGCGCATCACCCGCGAGGAGATCGGCGACGAGCGCTTCCTGATGATCGACGCCAATCAGGTCTGGGAGGTCGGGCAAGCCATCGACTGGGTGAAGGAATTGCAGCCCTACAGGCCCTTCTTCATCGAGGAGCCGACCAGCCCCGACGACATTGCCGGCCACAAGGCGATCCGCGAGGCGATCCATCCGGTGAAGGTCGCGACCGGGGAAATGTGCCAGAACCGCATCGTCTTCAAGCAGATGATCGCCGGCGGCGCCATCGATATCGTGCAGATCGACAGTTGCCGCATGGGCGGCCTCAACGAGGTGCTGGCCGTGCTGCTGATGGCGGCGAAGTACGGCCTGCCCGTCTGGCCCCATGCCGGCGGCGTCGGGCTTTGCGAATATGTGCAGCACCTGTCGATGATCGACTATGTCGCCGTCTCGGGCACGAAGGACGGCCGGGTGATCGAATATGTCGACCACCTGCACGAACATTTCCTCGATCCCTGCCGCATTGAGAACGCCGCCTACATGCCGCCGGTGCGGCCCGGCTTCTCCATCGAGATGAAGCCGGAATCGATTGCGGCCTATACGTTCCGCCCCTAG
- a CDS encoding amidohydrolase family protein, with the protein MIVDTHLHLIYRDRLSYPWLANVPPLDADFTHAAYAREARRLGIVAALHMEVDVAEADIARETAMVEALAGEAGSLLVGAIAACRPEEPDFPAYLERVLADPFVCGFRRVLHVVPDDVSEGALFRENISRLAGTGLNFDLCVLPHQIGKAIALADLAPDVSFVLDHCGVPDIKGGGFDLWKGPVAEIARRPNVTVKLSGIPAYGADDWTLEDLKPYFGHVAACFGFERMVWGSDWPVCTLGGGLSTWIGATQALLSGVSLEDKRRVFSENAWRLWKIAPKA; encoded by the coding sequence ATGATCGTCGATACGCATCTGCACCTCATCTACCGGGACCGGCTGTCCTATCCCTGGCTGGCGAATGTCCCGCCGCTCGACGCCGATTTCACCCATGCGGCCTATGCGCGGGAGGCGCGCCGGCTCGGCATCGTCGCGGCGCTGCATATGGAAGTGGATGTCGCGGAGGCGGATATTGCGCGAGAGACGGCGATGGTCGAGGCGCTGGCCGGGGAAGCGGGGAGCCTGCTCGTCGGGGCCATTGCCGCCTGCCGGCCGGAAGAGCCGGATTTTCCCGCCTATCTGGAGCGGGTGCTCGCCGATCCTTTCGTGTGCGGCTTCCGTCGCGTCCTGCATGTGGTGCCGGACGATGTTTCCGAAGGCGCGCTGTTCCGGGAGAATATCAGCCGACTGGCCGGCACCGGCCTCAATTTCGACCTCTGCGTTCTGCCGCACCAGATCGGGAAGGCGATTGCGCTCGCCGATCTTGCTCCCGATGTTTCCTTCGTGCTCGACCATTGCGGCGTGCCGGATATCAAGGGCGGCGGCTTCGACTTGTGGAAGGGGCCGGTTGCGGAGATCGCCCGCCGGCCGAATGTCACGGTCAAGCTGTCCGGCATTCCCGCCTATGGCGCGGACGACTGGACGCTGGAGGACCTGAAGCCATATTTCGGCCATGTCGCGGCATGTTTCGGCTTCGAGCGCATGGTCTGGGGCAGCGACTGGCCGGTCTGCACGCTCGGCGGTGGCCTTTCCACCTGGATCGGCGCGACCCAGGCGTTGCTGTCCGGCGTCAGCCTTGAGGACAAGCGGCGCGTCTTCTCCGAGAATGCCTGGCGGCTCTGGAAGATCGCGCCGAAAGCCTGA
- the thiC gene encoding phosphomethylpyrimidine synthase ThiC, producing the protein MNIAAQKLTPTVTTGALPASRKIHIPGELHPDIRVPMREIALHPTSGEPPVTVYDASGPYTDPAHVVSIEGGLPRLRESWVAARGDTQAYEGRHIRPEDNGFATGERLTPEFPVLSRPRRATDGKAVTQLAYARAGIVTPEMEFIAIRENLGRKAAQEALARDGESFGAHIPDFVTPEFVRQEVASGRAVIPANINHPEAEPMIIGRNFLVKINANIGNSAVTSSMAEEVEKMVWAIRWGADTVMDLSTGRNIHNIREWIIRNSPVPIGTVPLYQALEKVNGIAEDLTWEVYRDTLIEQAEQGVDYFTIHAGVRLHYIPLTVNRVTGIVSRGGSIMAKWCLHHHRESFLYEHFEEICDICRAYDVTFSLGDGLRPGSIADANDAAQFAELETLGELTQIAWAKDCQVMIEGPGHVPMHKIKENMDKQLATCGEAPFYTLGPLTTDIAPGYDHITSGIGAAMIGWFGTAMLCYVTPKEHLGLPDRNDVKVGVITYKIAAHAADLAKGHPAAKIRDDALSRARFEFRWEDQFNLSLDPETARAFHDETLPKEAHKVAHFCSMCGPKFCSMRISHDIRAEAQKEGLEAMAAKFREGGDLYMPLAGE; encoded by the coding sequence ATGAATATTGCCGCCCAGAAACTCACCCCCACCGTCACGACCGGGGCGCTTCCCGCCTCGCGGAAAATCCACATTCCCGGCGAACTGCACCCGGATATCCGCGTGCCGATGCGCGAGATCGCCCTGCACCCGACGTCGGGCGAACCGCCGGTCACGGTCTACGACGCCTCCGGCCCCTATACCGACCCCGCCCATGTCGTTTCCATCGAGGGCGGCCTGCCGCGTCTTCGCGAAAGCTGGGTCGCCGCCCGCGGCGATACGCAAGCCTATGAGGGCCGCCATATCCGCCCGGAGGACAACGGCTTTGCCACCGGCGAGCGGCTGACGCCGGAATTCCCGGTGCTGAGCCGCCCGCGCCGGGCGACCGACGGCAAGGCGGTGACGCAGCTCGCCTATGCCCGCGCCGGCATCGTCACGCCCGAGATGGAATTCATCGCCATCCGCGAAAACCTCGGCCGCAAGGCCGCGCAGGAAGCCCTTGCCCGCGACGGCGAAAGTTTTGGCGCGCATATTCCGGACTTTGTCACGCCGGAATTCGTCCGGCAGGAAGTGGCGAGCGGCAGGGCGGTCATCCCAGCCAACATCAACCACCCGGAGGCCGAGCCGATGATCATCGGCCGGAACTTCCTCGTGAAGATCAACGCCAATATCGGCAATTCCGCCGTCACCTCCTCCATGGCGGAAGAGGTGGAGAAGATGGTCTGGGCGATCCGCTGGGGCGCCGATACGGTCATGGACCTGTCGACCGGCCGCAACATCCACAATATCCGCGAATGGATCATCCGCAATTCGCCGGTCCCCATCGGCACCGTGCCGCTCTACCAGGCGCTGGAGAAGGTGAACGGCATTGCCGAGGACCTGACCTGGGAGGTCTACCGCGACACGCTGATCGAGCAGGCGGAACAGGGCGTCGACTATTTCACCATCCATGCCGGCGTGCGGCTGCACTACATTCCGCTGACCGTGAACCGTGTCACGGGCATCGTCTCGCGCGGCGGCTCGATCATGGCCAAGTGGTGTCTGCACCATCACCGCGAGAGCTTCCTCTACGAGCATTTCGAGGAAATCTGCGATATCTGCCGCGCCTATGACGTCACCTTCTCGCTCGGTGACGGCCTGCGCCCCGGCTCGATTGCCGACGCCAACGACGCCGCGCAGTTCGCCGAACTCGAAACGCTCGGCGAGCTGACGCAGATCGCCTGGGCGAAGGATTGCCAGGTCATGATCGAAGGCCCCGGCCATGTGCCGATGCACAAGATCAAGGAGAACATGGACAAGCAGCTTGCAACCTGCGGCGAGGCCCCCTTCTACACGCTCGGCCCGCTGACGACGGACATCGCCCCCGGCTACGATCACATCACCTCGGGCATCGGCGCGGCGATGATCGGCTGGTTCGGCACGGCGATGCTCTGCTACGTCACGCCCAAGGAACATCTCGGCCTGCCCGACCGCAACGACGTGAAGGTCGGCGTCATCACCTACAAGATCGCCGCCCATGCAGCCGATCTCGCCAAGGGACATCCGGCGGCGAAGATTCGCGACGACGCGCTGTCGCGCGCCCGTTTCGAATTCCGCTGGGAGGATCAGTTCAACCTCTCGCTCGATCCGGAAACCGCCCGCGCCTTCCACGACGAGACCTTGCCCAAGGAGGCGCACAAGGTCGCGCATTTCTGCTCCATGTGCGGCCCGAAATTCTGCTCCATGCGCATCTCGCACGACATCCGCGCCGAAGCGCAGAAGGAGGGGCTGGAGGCCATGGCCGCGAAATTCCGTGAGGGCGGTGACCTCTACATGCCGCTGGCTGGAGAATGA
- a CDS encoding IclR family transcriptional regulator translates to MSDEDNDRYRAPALDKGLDILELLAGVDGGLTQAEIAKRLGRSPNEFYRMLDRLVRRGYVTRIDGDRFSLTLKLFGLAQLHAPPRRLASFAVPVMRELAEASRQANQLVVFDRGNPVVIAQQEAPGYWGISIRVGSRIGLFDTGSGHVLLAFRAPPERARMIAEHLGDGDADGRVTPEFLARLDLIRARGYETMPSAQTAGVVNLSAPVLGADGTAIAALTVPYITLINAPTAPDIAATTRLVVEATARLSDMTGAGFTSEDAP, encoded by the coding sequence GTGTCGGACGAGGACAACGATCGCTACCGCGCGCCGGCGCTCGACAAGGGGCTGGATATCCTGGAGCTTCTGGCCGGGGTGGATGGCGGTCTCACGCAGGCCGAGATCGCCAAGCGGCTCGGCCGCAGCCCGAACGAGTTCTACCGCATGCTCGACCGCCTCGTGAGGCGCGGCTATGTCACCCGCATCGATGGCGACCGTTTCTCGCTGACGCTGAAACTCTTCGGCCTCGCCCAGCTTCACGCCCCGCCGCGCCGTCTCGCCTCCTTCGCGGTGCCGGTGATGCGCGAGCTTGCCGAGGCGTCCCGGCAGGCGAACCAGCTCGTCGTCTTCGACCGCGGTAACCCGGTGGTCATCGCCCAGCAGGAAGCGCCGGGCTACTGGGGCATTTCCATCCGCGTCGGCTCGCGCATCGGCCTATTCGACACCGGCTCGGGCCATGTGCTTCTGGCGTTCCGCGCACCGCCTGAGCGCGCGCGCATGATCGCCGAACATCTCGGCGATGGCGATGCGGACGGGCGGGTGACGCCGGAATTCCTGGCCCGTCTCGATCTCATCCGCGCCCGTGGCTACGAGACGATGCCGAGCGCCCAGACGGCGGGCGTCGTCAACCTGTCCGCCCCGGTGCTCGGGGCCGACGGCACCGCCATCGCAGCGCTGACCGTGCCCTATATCACGCTGATCAACGCACCCACGGCCCCCGATATTGCCGCGACCACCCGGCTCGTCGTCGAAGCGACGGCCCGGCTCTCGGACATGACCGGCGCGGGCTTCACCAGCGAGGACGCACCATGA
- a CDS encoding thiazole synthase: MLKLYDVEVGCRLLLGTARYPSPAILADAVRRSKTEIVTVSLRRESAGGKAGGAFFEMIRDLGVRILPNTAGCHSVKEAVLTAKMAREVFRTDWIKLEVIGHHDTLQPDVFGLVEAARILTGEGFQVFPYTTDDLVVAERLLEAGCRVLMPWCAPIGSAMGPINPMALRTFRTHFPEIPLIVDAGIGRPSHTASVMELGYDAVLLNTAVAGAGDPASMAEAFAHAIEAGRMAHRAVPLEPRDMAVPSTPVIGKAVFS, translated from the coding sequence ATGCTGAAACTTTACGACGTCGAAGTCGGCTGCCGCCTGCTGCTCGGCACCGCGCGCTATCCTTCCCCGGCCATTCTCGCGGATGCGGTGCGGCGCTCGAAGACGGAGATCGTCACGGTCTCGCTGCGCCGGGAAAGTGCGGGCGGCAAGGCGGGCGGCGCGTTCTTCGAGATGATCCGGGACCTCGGCGTGCGCATCCTGCCCAACACCGCCGGCTGCCACAGCGTCAAGGAAGCCGTGCTGACGGCGAAGATGGCGCGCGAGGTTTTCCGCACCGACTGGATCAAGCTGGAGGTGATCGGCCATCACGACACGCTCCAGCCCGACGTCTTCGGCCTCGTCGAGGCAGCCCGCATCCTCACCGGCGAGGGTTTCCAGGTCTTCCCCTATACAACCGACGACCTCGTCGTGGCGGAACGGCTGCTGGAGGCGGGATGCCGCGTGCTGATGCCCTGGTGCGCGCCGATCGGCTCGGCCATGGGGCCGATCAACCCGATGGCGCTGCGCACCTTCCGCACCCACTTCCCCGAAATCCCGCTGATCGTCGACGCAGGTATCGGCCGTCCCTCGCATACCGCAAGCGTCATGGAACTCGGCTACGACGCCGTGCTGCTCAACACCGCCGTCGCCGGGGCCGGCGACCCTGCCTCCATGGCGGAAGCCTTCGCCCATGCCATCGAGGCGGGCCGCATGGCGCACCGCGCCGTGCCATTGGAGCCGCGCGACATGGCCGTTCCCTCCACCCCCGTCATCGGAAAGGCCGTCTTTTCATGA
- a CDS encoding anti-sigma factor family protein yields the protein MTSNDPILETDLNAYVDEQLAVGRRIEVEAYLSERPDVAAQVMQDLRVRDELRLALADHRTVTRQETREAARLLERSLSRRRIFSLFRRAATIALFVAAGWTAHAVLGPFGATEVVASTPPPAFVEEAVRAHRTTLLRDSMTSQPETETFDPAEIRSATAIVLPDLPKGWSVIDTQVFPSAYGPSVELVLEPVKGERLSLFAVRPGSFAVQHALVFHADNARAAYWQIGDVAYALVSESRKADDLADTARDLSRTLY from the coding sequence ATGACAAGCAATGACCCCATCCTCGAAACCGACCTCAACGCCTATGTCGACGAGCAGCTGGCCGTCGGCCGGCGCATCGAGGTGGAGGCCTATCTTTCGGAGCGGCCGGACGTCGCCGCGCAGGTCATGCAGGACCTGCGCGTGCGCGACGAACTGCGGCTTGCGCTTGCCGACCACCGCACTGTGACGCGGCAGGAGACGCGGGAAGCCGCGCGCCTGCTGGAACGCTCGCTTTCGCGCCGCCGCATCTTCTCGCTCTTCCGCCGCGCCGCGACCATCGCGCTCTTCGTCGCGGCCGGCTGGACGGCCCATGCCGTGCTCGGCCCCTTCGGTGCGACGGAGGTCGTGGCCTCCACGCCGCCGCCGGCCTTCGTGGAAGAGGCCGTGCGCGCGCACCGCACCACGCTGCTGCGCGACAGCATGACCTCTCAGCCGGAAACCGAGACTTTCGACCCGGCCGAAATCCGCTCCGCGACGGCCATCGTGCTGCCGGACCTGCCGAAGGGATGGAGCGTCATCGACACGCAGGTCTTCCCCTCCGCCTATGGCCCGAGCGTCGAACTGGTGCTTGAACCCGTGAAGGGTGAGCGCCTGTCGCTCTTTGCCGTGCGGCCCGGCTCCTTCGCCGTGCAGCACGCCCTCGTCTTCCACGCCGACAATGCCCGTGCCGCCTACTGGCAGATCGGCGATGTCGCCTATGCGCTGGTGTCGGAAAGCCGCAAGGCCGACGACCTGGCGGACACCGCGCGGGACCTTTCCCGCACGCTCTACTGA